One segment of Panicum virgatum strain AP13 chromosome 1K, P.virgatum_v5, whole genome shotgun sequence DNA contains the following:
- the LOC120694559 gene encoding uncharacterized protein LOC120694559, translating to MPMERSASCAERGSMYGGAAGADIRSYSASYARPAPAASRVQRARSVSSWTRPVPPPHVQRSGSTKSVAAGRPAPGLNLRSYSASYAASYGPTLAADGAGGQLKRSGSVTNWSSANRRSVNLRGYTPSFAALDDTAAAAPAAAVPAAKKAAALDDAELQRRKRLVVYKTYDVEGKVRESVRRGVSWIKGKCSRVVYGWW from the coding sequence atgccaATGGAGAGGTCGGCGTCGTGCGCGGAGAGGGGAAGCAtgtacggcggcgcggcgggggcggacaTCCGGAGCTACAGCGCCTCCTacgcgcggccggcgccggcggcgtcgagggtGCAGCGCGCCCGGAGCGTGAGCTCGTGGACGCgcccggtgccgccgccgcacgtgcAGCGGAGCGGGAGCACCAagagcgtcgccgccggccgcccggcgccgGGGCTGAACCTGCGGTCGTACAGCGCGTCCTACGCGGCCTCCTACGGGCCCACCCTCGcggccgacggcgccggcgggcagcTGAAGCGCTCCGGCAGCGTCACCAACTGGTCCTCCGCCAACCGCCGGTCCGTGAACCTCCGGGGGTACACCCCGTCCTTCGCCGCGCTGgacgacaccgccgccgccgccccggccgccgcggtcCCTGCTGccaagaaggcggcggcgctggacgacgccgagctgcagcggcggaaGCGGCTGGTGGTGTACAAGACGTACGACGTGGAGGGTAAGGTCCGGGAGTCGGTGCGCCGCGGCGTCAGCTGGATCAAGGGTAAGTGCTCCCGCGTGGTGTACGGCTGGTGGTGA